A single Polynucleobacter acidiphobus DNA region contains:
- the gmk gene encoding guanylate kinase, giving the protein MSTPNTYQGSMLMIVAPSGAGKSSLVNALLESDHRLQLSLSCTTRAPRAGELDGRDYSFITKEAFLAKQAAGDFLESAQVHGNLYGTSRSWIEGQMQQGQDVILEIDWQGAQQIRKLIPQAIWVFIFPPSIEALEERLHKRGQDDELTIAKRVAAAHIELQHAHEADFIVINEIFADALRDLQSIVAASRLRTGPMMARYPALVKRLGA; this is encoded by the coding sequence ATGAGCACTCCAAACACTTACCAGGGCAGTATGTTGATGATCGTGGCTCCTTCGGGGGCTGGCAAATCCTCTTTGGTGAATGCGCTACTGGAGTCCGATCATCGCTTACAACTCTCGCTGTCGTGCACCACGCGTGCACCGCGCGCCGGTGAGCTGGATGGCCGTGATTACTCCTTTATTACAAAAGAGGCCTTTTTGGCTAAACAGGCTGCCGGTGATTTTCTGGAGTCTGCGCAAGTGCATGGCAATCTCTATGGCACCTCGCGTTCATGGATTGAGGGCCAAATGCAACAAGGCCAGGATGTGATTCTGGAAATCGACTGGCAGGGCGCTCAGCAAATTCGTAAGCTAATCCCCCAGGCGATTTGGGTGTTTATCTTCCCGCCATCGATTGAGGCTCTTGAGGAGCGTTTACATAAACGGGGCCAGGATGACGAGCTCACGATTGCCAAGCGTGTCGCAGCTGCCCATATTGAGTTGCAACACGCCCATGAAGCTGACTTCATTGTGATTAATGAGATCTTTGCAGACGCCCTCAGAGACCTGCAGTCGATTGTGGCTGCCAGCCGGTTGCGGACGGGGCCGATGATGGCCCGTTACCCGGCTTTGGTCAAGCGTCTTGGGGCATGA
- the rdgB gene encoding RdgB/HAM1 family non-canonical purine NTP pyrophosphatase: MSQRLVLASNNAGKLREFSQLFKPFAIELIPQGQLGISAAEEPFDRFIDNALAKARHATRISGLPAIADDSGICVDALGGAPGVRSARFAGEHGSDTDNNQKLLSLLAGEVNRGAHYVCALVVVREADDPNPIIVETRWNGQIIDEARGQHGFGYDPYFYLPELQMTAAELSPERKNVISHRGQALAQLMEQLEKDPFFSEA; the protein is encoded by the coding sequence ATGAGTCAACGTTTGGTCTTGGCTTCGAATAATGCTGGGAAGCTCAGAGAGTTTTCGCAACTATTTAAACCCTTTGCAATTGAACTCATCCCTCAGGGGCAGCTTGGGATTAGCGCAGCAGAGGAGCCCTTTGACCGCTTTATCGACAATGCCCTAGCAAAAGCACGGCATGCTACCCGCATAAGCGGTCTACCTGCGATTGCCGATGACTCCGGTATTTGTGTGGATGCCTTAGGGGGTGCACCTGGTGTGCGCTCAGCCCGCTTTGCTGGTGAGCATGGCTCAGATACCGATAACAACCAAAAGCTTCTGTCCTTACTCGCAGGCGAGGTAAATCGTGGGGCACACTATGTATGCGCCCTAGTGGTGGTTCGCGAGGCTGATGATCCCAATCCCATCATTGTTGAAACTCGCTGGAATGGTCAGATCATCGACGAAGCTCGCGGCCAACATGGCTTTGGCTACGACCCCTACTTTTATCTCCCTGAGCTACAGATGACCGCAGCAGAACTCAGTCCCGAGCGTAAGAACGTCATTAGCCATCGAGGGCAGGCGCTGGCTCAACTCATGGAGCAATTAGAGAAAGATCCGTTTTTTTCAGAAGCCTAA
- a CDS encoding NAD(P)/FAD-dependent oxidoreductase, whose product MDKLDCVVVGAGVVGLAVAREMALQGHETVLLEREASFGTISSSRNSEVIHAGIYYPKDSLKAKLCVEGNRMLYEYCRDHQVGTQRYGKLIVASDPQQVDDLHGIFYRAQQNGAREISLITAKEANALEPDLRVAAAILSKTTGIVDSHAYMLSLLGGFEDAGGMVAYLSPLNHARVIPGGFELEVGGADAMQLQTKYLINCAGMSAPAVAQRIEGIPADHIPKAYFAKGNYFSLAGKSPFRHLIYPVPEPGGLGVHLTLDMAGQAKFGPDVEWLEIESEDQINYAVDPMRGERFYAAIRQYWPDLKDGSLQADYSGVRAKIVPKDQPAGDFRIDGPNEHGIEGLYNFFGFESPALTSSLAIAKYLKGLIQLEQ is encoded by the coding sequence ATGGATAAACTAGATTGTGTCGTCGTTGGGGCGGGTGTCGTGGGCTTAGCAGTGGCCCGAGAAATGGCCTTGCAAGGTCATGAAACCGTATTGCTAGAGCGCGAAGCATCATTTGGAACCATTAGCAGCTCCCGAAATAGCGAAGTCATCCATGCTGGTATTTACTACCCCAAGGATTCTTTAAAAGCAAAACTCTGCGTTGAGGGCAATCGCATGCTCTATGAGTATTGTCGCGACCATCAGGTGGGAACCCAGCGCTACGGCAAATTAATTGTGGCGAGTGATCCACAGCAGGTTGATGATCTGCACGGGATCTTCTATCGTGCTCAGCAAAATGGCGCACGAGAAATCAGTCTCATCACAGCGAAAGAAGCCAATGCGTTAGAGCCCGATCTACGAGTTGCAGCAGCGATTTTGTCAAAAACCACCGGCATTGTGGATAGTCATGCCTATATGCTGTCACTGCTTGGCGGTTTTGAGGATGCCGGCGGAATGGTTGCTTATCTCTCTCCCTTAAATCATGCGCGCGTCATTCCTGGAGGGTTTGAGCTGGAGGTGGGCGGTGCCGACGCGATGCAACTGCAAACTAAGTATCTAATTAATTGTGCGGGCATGAGCGCGCCGGCTGTAGCGCAACGCATTGAGGGAATACCAGCTGATCACATTCCTAAAGCCTATTTTGCGAAAGGTAATTACTTTTCTTTAGCAGGCAAGTCACCATTTCGGCATTTAATTTATCCCGTACCAGAACCGGGTGGCTTGGGAGTGCATTTGACACTCGATATGGCGGGGCAGGCCAAGTTTGGCCCCGATGTGGAGTGGCTCGAGATTGAGTCTGAGGATCAGATTAACTATGCGGTGGATCCGATGCGGGGTGAGCGATTCTATGCAGCCATCCGACAATACTGGCCAGACCTTAAGGATGGTAGTTTACAGGCCGATTATTCAGGGGTACGTGCCAAGATTGTCCCTAAAGATCAACCCGCTGGGGACTTTCGGATCGATGGCCCCAATGAGCATGGAATTGAAGGTCTCTACAACTTCTTTGGCTTTGAGTCACCCGCACTCACCTCCAGTTTGGCAATCGCGAAGTATCTGAAGGGTTTGATTCAACTGGAACAATAG
- the rph gene encoding ribonuclease PH produces MNRPSQRQARDLRQITITRSFTKHAEGSVLIEFGDTKVLCTASVLEKVPPHQKGSGEGWVTAEYGMLPRSTHTRSDREAARGKQSGRTQEIQRLIGRAMRSVFDLKRLGERTIHLDCDVLQADGGTRTAAITGAYVAARDAVNHLLHQKMITSDPITDSVAAISVGIYQGVPVLDLDYAEDSECDTDMNVVMTGRGGMIEVQGTAEGAPFSRTELEALLNLAQAGIEELTRIQKNALAA; encoded by the coding sequence ATGAATCGTCCCAGTCAACGCCAAGCACGCGATCTGCGGCAAATTACCATTACCCGCTCCTTTACAAAACACGCAGAGGGTTCGGTCTTAATCGAATTTGGGGATACCAAGGTTCTTTGTACCGCGAGCGTTCTTGAAAAGGTACCACCTCATCAAAAAGGCTCTGGCGAGGGTTGGGTTACTGCTGAGTACGGTATGTTGCCCCGCTCCACCCACACTCGCTCCGATCGTGAGGCCGCCCGGGGTAAGCAAAGTGGGCGTACTCAAGAGATTCAGCGACTAATTGGTCGCGCCATGCGCAGTGTCTTTGACCTCAAACGACTCGGTGAGCGCACCATTCATCTCGATTGCGATGTACTGCAAGCCGATGGCGGGACTAGAACTGCGGCAATTACCGGCGCCTATGTTGCTGCCCGCGATGCGGTCAATCATTTACTCCATCAGAAGATGATCACCTCCGACCCGATCACTGATAGTGTTGCGGCGATCTCTGTGGGTATTTATCAAGGCGTTCCGGTCCTCGATCTCGATTACGCCGAGGACTCAGAGTGTGACACCGATATGAACGTGGTGATGACCGGTCGTGGCGGCATGATTGAAGTGCAGGGAACTGCTGAAGGCGCCCCATTCTCACGCACCGAACTCGAGGCATTATTAAATCTTGCCCAAGCAGGCATTGAAGAGCTAACACGCATTCAGAAAAACGCCTTAGCCGCATGA
- a CDS encoding YicC/YloC family endoribonuclease: protein MGTSFFAIYNAYMISSMTGYGSASHPIEMGEGSYANLQVEIRAVNSRFLDLSFRMPDECRVAEGALRELLNKHLKRGKVEFRAAWRQSSGEQARPQTITIDSVKLMALKEAQTKIQGQFPAAEELRVADILRYPGVVADSETPEDQWQQATLQAGEEALRQLLQSRQAEGQALAKVLTNALDAMQGLVTKLEPRIPEIVTLYQNKLVARIEEALGVHATQANIPFNAELMERIRQEVVLYAVRIDVAEELARLKTHIQVARNALAEGGAVGKRLDFLIQELNREANTLGSKAVHEDCTNTALELKLLIEQMREQVQNLE from the coding sequence ATGGGAACTTCCTTTTTTGCAATTTACAATGCCTACATGATATCGAGCATGACCGGCTATGGCAGCGCTTCCCATCCCATTGAAATGGGCGAGGGGAGCTATGCCAATCTGCAGGTGGAGATCAGGGCAGTCAACAGCCGCTTTTTAGATCTGAGCTTTCGGATGCCCGATGAGTGCCGAGTTGCAGAAGGCGCTTTGCGTGAGCTTCTCAATAAGCATCTAAAGCGGGGTAAGGTTGAGTTTCGGGCTGCTTGGCGGCAAAGCTCGGGCGAGCAGGCGCGCCCTCAAACCATCACGATCGACTCAGTCAAGCTGATGGCCTTAAAAGAAGCGCAAACCAAGATTCAGGGGCAATTTCCTGCGGCCGAGGAGTTGCGTGTTGCCGATATCCTGCGCTATCCAGGCGTAGTAGCAGATTCAGAAACGCCTGAGGATCAGTGGCAACAAGCAACGCTTCAAGCGGGCGAAGAGGCTTTGCGCCAGCTGCTGCAATCGCGGCAGGCTGAGGGCCAAGCGCTAGCCAAGGTTTTAACGAATGCTCTCGATGCCATGCAAGGCCTGGTTACCAAACTTGAGCCCCGTATTCCAGAGATTGTGACTCTCTACCAAAATAAATTAGTAGCTCGGATTGAGGAAGCTTTGGGTGTGCATGCAACGCAAGCCAATATCCCCTTTAATGCCGAGCTGATGGAGCGCATTCGGCAAGAGGTTGTCTTATATGCAGTGCGGATTGATGTCGCCGAAGAATTGGCCCGTCTTAAAACCCATATCCAGGTGGCAAGGAACGCCCTGGCGGAGGGTGGGGCTGTGGGTAAGCGTTTAGATTTCTTAATTCAGGAGCTTAATCGTGAAGCGAATACCCTCGGATCCAAGGCGGTTCATGAGGATTGCACGAATACTGCATTGGAGCTCAAATTATTGATTGAGCAAATGCGCGAGCAGGTGCAAAATTTGGAGTGA
- the rpoZ gene encoding DNA-directed RNA polymerase subunit omega, with translation MARITVEDCLKTIPNRFELVLAGTYRARQLVQGHAARVDAKDKATVVALREIAVGVTDRDMLTKVPL, from the coding sequence ATGGCCCGTATTACTGTAGAAGATTGTTTAAAAACCATTCCCAATCGTTTTGAGTTGGTCCTTGCTGGCACCTATCGCGCCCGCCAATTGGTGCAGGGCCACGCAGCCCGAGTCGACGCAAAAGATAAAGCAACTGTGGTTGCATTGCGTGAGATCGCTGTTGGGGTAACCGATCGGGATATGCTGACCAAAGTACCTCTCTAA
- the hemW gene encoding radical SAM family heme chaperone HemW, which yields MINSGIALTALPPLSLYIHFPWCERKCPYCDFNSHQVKDGGFNESRYIDALITDLQTELPNVWGRRVHTIFIGGGTPSLLSPKGLDDLLSHVRALIPIEPHAEITLEANPGSVESGKFAEFASIGINRVSLGIQSFNSDHLKVLGRIHNEHDARRAIEIAHDHFERINIDLMYALPKQTLREAQADLKEAVSFDVSHLSLYHLTLEPNTYFARHPPLLPHEDESDAMFESALQTLAANGYARYEVSAYSKPKQECKHNLNYWEFGDYIGIGAGAHGKISYPDRVTRQIRERHPETYMNKMTEQGHAVIENRVLTQDDLPFEFMLGALRLIDGVPTSMFSERTSLGLNTISKPITEALRKGLLDEDPTRLKASPLGMRYLNDLQELFLK from the coding sequence ATGATTAACTCTGGTATCGCACTGACTGCGCTTCCTCCTCTCTCACTTTATATCCACTTTCCATGGTGTGAGCGCAAGTGCCCCTACTGCGACTTTAATTCGCATCAGGTCAAGGATGGTGGATTTAATGAGAGCCGGTATATCGACGCACTCATCACGGATCTTCAAACTGAGCTACCGAATGTCTGGGGTCGTCGAGTTCATACGATTTTTATCGGGGGCGGCACCCCCAGCCTCTTGTCCCCCAAGGGTCTTGATGACCTCTTATCGCATGTACGGGCTCTCATCCCCATCGAGCCCCACGCTGAAATTACACTCGAGGCCAATCCGGGGTCGGTGGAGTCGGGCAAGTTTGCAGAATTTGCCAGCATCGGCATTAACCGCGTGTCATTGGGAATACAGAGCTTTAACTCAGATCATCTCAAAGTATTGGGACGGATTCATAATGAGCACGATGCGCGACGTGCCATTGAAATCGCACACGATCATTTTGAACGCATCAATATCGATCTGATGTACGCTCTTCCCAAGCAGACCCTGCGCGAGGCCCAGGCTGATCTTAAAGAAGCCGTCTCATTTGATGTGTCACATCTTTCGCTCTACCACCTAACACTCGAACCCAACACCTATTTTGCGAGGCACCCACCCCTGCTTCCACATGAAGATGAGAGCGATGCCATGTTTGAATCCGCTCTACAAACCCTGGCGGCAAATGGCTATGCCCGCTATGAGGTGTCGGCCTATAGCAAGCCTAAGCAAGAATGCAAACATAATCTCAATTATTGGGAGTTTGGTGACTATATTGGTATTGGTGCGGGTGCGCATGGCAAGATCTCGTATCCGGATCGAGTGACACGGCAGATCCGTGAACGCCATCCTGAGACCTATATGAACAAGATGACCGAACAAGGTCACGCCGTCATTGAAAACCGTGTGCTCACTCAAGATGATTTACCCTTTGAGTTCATGTTGGGAGCACTTCGATTAATTGATGGGGTGCCAACAAGTATGTTTTCAGAGCGAACGAGCCTCGGGCTTAATACGATTAGCAAACCAATTACAGAGGCTCTGCGTAAGGGGCTGTTGGACGAAGACCCAACGCGACTCAAAGCCAGCCCTCTGGGCATGCGTTATCTCAATGACCTGCAGGAATTGTTCTTGAAATAG
- a CDS encoding RelA/SpoT family protein: protein MRSSKPLPSTNPAQSVIASLLEQSSRHLFGPTSQPTLPPKQQVVSIASLTEKLHYLKPEEINQIKKAFQFADAAHLGQYRHSGEPYISHPVSVAELCATWRLDAQSIMAALLHDVIEDSGCTQTDLVNQFGAKVAELVEGLTKLDKLEFQSHAEAQAESFRKMFMAMARDVRVILVKLADRTHNMHTLDAVPIEKRRRVALETMEIYAPIAHRLGLNLIYRDLQDISFKHSTPMRFRAIEKAVKKARGNRREMVDKILDTVRMQFAKAGIEVDLQGREKTLFSIYNKMRSKHLSFSQVLDVYAFRVTVRTVDECYRALGILHAIYKPMPGKFKDYISIPKLNGYQSLHTTLVGPSGVPVEFQVRTADMHAVAESGVAAHWAYKEGSPELSEVQNRAHQWLQSLVDIQDNSGDSQEFLEHVKIDLFPDAVYVFTPKGQIRALPRGATALDFAYSIHSDLGNTCVAVKINNLQLPLRTELKNGDIVEVINSTSSQPNPGWLEFVRTGKARAAIRHSLKTKHYAEALQLGERLLASALRQQGVDAGLLTPEIWEKLLHWTGDKSREEVCVNIVLGRRTAAELATRLKILIGEEGGAEQMRLGSNDWGGSDQETQSPSLVVDGREGMSVSFQTCCHPIPGDDIMAYLGKGEGLQIHTQDCKVAHRMLSKDSDKWVGVQWSKDTNREFDVAITVDTKQGKGVLARVASSITSADSNILNVSMDDKYKEDSVTMRFTIQVLNRLHLSRVLRGLRANADVFRVIRNKSA from the coding sequence ATACGCTCAAGCAAGCCTTTACCAAGCACCAATCCCGCTCAAAGCGTAATTGCCTCCCTGCTGGAGCAATCTAGCCGCCATCTCTTTGGCCCTACCTCTCAACCGACTTTACCGCCTAAGCAGCAAGTAGTATCGATTGCGAGTTTGACCGAGAAGCTTCATTATTTGAAGCCCGAGGAAATAAACCAAATCAAGAAGGCCTTTCAGTTTGCGGATGCCGCGCACTTAGGCCAATATCGCCATAGCGGGGAGCCTTACATCAGCCATCCGGTCTCGGTCGCTGAGCTCTGTGCAACCTGGCGATTAGATGCCCAAAGCATCATGGCCGCTTTGCTCCATGATGTGATTGAGGATTCTGGATGTACGCAGACCGATCTGGTCAATCAGTTTGGGGCTAAGGTGGCTGAGCTAGTTGAGGGTTTAACCAAACTCGATAAATTAGAGTTCCAAAGTCATGCAGAGGCCCAAGCCGAGAGCTTTCGGAAAATGTTTATGGCCATGGCCCGTGATGTGCGGGTCATCTTGGTTAAGTTAGCTGACCGAACCCATAATATGCACACCCTTGATGCAGTACCGATTGAAAAACGACGCCGGGTTGCATTAGAGACCATGGAAATCTATGCCCCGATTGCACACCGTTTGGGACTCAACTTAATCTACCGTGATTTGCAAGACATCAGCTTTAAGCATTCAACGCCCATGCGTTTTCGGGCCATTGAAAAAGCAGTGAAGAAGGCGCGCGGCAATCGTCGCGAGATGGTTGACAAGATTCTGGATACGGTGCGGATGCAATTTGCCAAGGCTGGCATTGAGGTTGATTTGCAGGGTCGTGAGAAAACCTTATTTAGCATCTACAACAAAATGCGCAGTAAGCATTTGAGTTTCTCGCAGGTCTTGGATGTTTATGCTTTCCGGGTCACAGTACGAACGGTGGATGAGTGCTACCGAGCTCTCGGTATTTTGCATGCCATCTACAAGCCCATGCCTGGGAAGTTCAAGGATTACATCTCGATTCCTAAACTCAATGGCTATCAGTCCTTGCACACCACCTTAGTGGGTCCCTCTGGGGTACCGGTAGAGTTTCAGGTACGCACTGCAGATATGCATGCCGTGGCTGAATCTGGAGTGGCAGCCCATTGGGCCTATAAAGAGGGCTCGCCCGAATTGAGTGAAGTGCAAAACCGCGCTCACCAATGGTTACAGTCGCTCGTTGATATTCAGGATAACAGCGGTGACTCGCAAGAATTTTTAGAGCACGTCAAGATTGATTTATTCCCCGATGCTGTTTATGTGTTTACTCCCAAAGGGCAAATTCGGGCGCTGCCTCGGGGTGCGACTGCTCTCGACTTTGCCTACTCGATTCATAGTGATCTTGGTAATACCTGCGTGGCAGTCAAGATCAATAATTTGCAATTGCCACTTCGTACTGAACTCAAAAATGGCGATATTGTGGAAGTGATCAACTCCACATCCTCTCAACCCAATCCAGGGTGGTTGGAGTTTGTGCGGACCGGTAAAGCCCGTGCAGCTATTCGGCATTCATTGAAAACCAAGCACTATGCCGAGGCACTGCAATTGGGCGAACGCTTATTGGCGAGTGCGCTGCGACAGCAGGGCGTTGATGCCGGGCTCCTCACCCCAGAGATTTGGGAAAAGTTACTGCATTGGACGGGTGATAAGTCGCGCGAAGAGGTCTGCGTCAATATTGTGCTGGGCCGACGCACCGCTGCCGAGTTAGCCACTCGTCTGAAAATTCTGATTGGTGAAGAGGGTGGGGCTGAGCAAATGCGCTTGGGCTCAAACGATTGGGGTGGCTCAGATCAGGAGACACAATCACCATCGCTCGTAGTGGATGGGCGCGAGGGCATGTCCGTGAGTTTTCAAACCTGTTGCCATCCAATTCCGGGCGATGACATCATGGCCTATCTCGGCAAGGGTGAGGGTTTACAAATCCACACTCAGGACTGCAAGGTGGCCCATCGCATGCTGTCCAAAGACAGTGATAAATGGGTTGGTGTGCAATGGAGTAAAGATACCAACCGAGAGTTTGATGTGGCCATCACGGTCGACACCAAACAGGGAAAAGGGGTGCTGGCACGTGTTGCGAGTTCGATTACCTCAGCTGACTCCAACATCCTCAATGTTTCAATGGACGATAAATACAAAGAAGACTCGGTGACGATGCGCTTTACGATTCAGGTGCTAAATCGTTTGCATCTCTCGCGCGTATTGCGGGGCTTGCGCGCGAATGCCGATGTATTTCGGGTAATCCGCAACAAAAGCGCTTAG
- a CDS encoding phosphomannomutase/phosphoglucomutase, with the protein MNVPASIFKAYDIRGIIDETLNPQIAKAIGQAFGSQMRDLGETDVVIGRDGRLSGPVLIEALTEGLLSTGINVIDLGMVATPMVYFATHQTIGNCQPKSGIMITGSHNPPNYNGFKMVLGGSAIYGDQIQGLRQQIEADDFRQGNGKRSSFNIFPQYLQTIVGDVHLARPMKIAVDCGNGVGGAFAGELFRALGCEVQELFCEVDGHFPNHHPDPAHLENLQDLVRNLATTDNELGLAFDGDADRLGVVTKDGEVIFPDRQMMLFAKDVLSRNPKGQIIYDVKCTRNLAPWIREHGGEPLMWKTGHSLVKAKLKETGAPLAGEMSGHIFFKDRWFGFDDGLYTGARLLEILSQFDNPSEVLNALPNAICTPELQLPCAEGESFVLLEKIKANPKFPSSQSINTIDGVRVEYADGFGLARPSNTTPIVVLRFEADSEEAIQRIQQEFKAALLAVKPDARLPF; encoded by the coding sequence ATGAACGTTCCTGCCTCGATTTTTAAAGCCTACGATATCCGCGGCATTATTGATGAAACCTTGAATCCACAGATCGCCAAAGCAATTGGCCAAGCTTTTGGCAGTCAAATGCGCGATTTGGGAGAAACGGACGTTGTTATTGGTCGAGATGGTCGACTCTCAGGCCCAGTTCTGATTGAGGCTCTGACCGAGGGTTTGCTTTCCACCGGGATTAATGTGATTGACCTCGGGATGGTCGCCACACCGATGGTGTACTTTGCTACCCATCAGACCATTGGAAATTGCCAACCCAAATCCGGCATCATGATTACTGGCAGCCATAATCCGCCCAATTACAACGGCTTTAAGATGGTACTCGGCGGATCAGCGATTTATGGCGATCAGATTCAGGGGCTACGACAACAAATTGAAGCCGATGATTTTCGACAAGGCAATGGAAAACGCTCCAGCTTCAATATCTTCCCTCAATACTTACAAACCATTGTTGGCGATGTTCACCTAGCGAGGCCCATGAAGATCGCTGTCGATTGCGGCAATGGTGTGGGTGGTGCGTTTGCTGGCGAGTTATTTCGGGCTTTGGGCTGTGAGGTGCAAGAGCTCTTTTGTGAGGTTGATGGGCATTTTCCCAATCATCATCCAGACCCTGCCCATCTTGAGAATCTTCAAGACCTGGTTCGCAACCTCGCAACGACCGACAATGAACTAGGCCTTGCCTTTGATGGCGATGCCGATCGACTCGGTGTTGTAACCAAAGATGGCGAGGTAATTTTTCCGGATCGGCAAATGATGCTGTTTGCAAAGGATGTTCTCAGCCGCAATCCCAAGGGCCAAATCATTTATGACGTCAAATGTACTCGCAACCTTGCCCCATGGATCCGTGAACATGGGGGCGAGCCTCTCATGTGGAAGACCGGCCACTCCTTAGTCAAGGCCAAGCTGAAAGAGACTGGCGCCCCTCTAGCCGGGGAAATGAGTGGTCATATCTTCTTTAAGGACCGTTGGTTTGGGTTTGATGATGGCCTCTATACCGGCGCTCGTCTGCTAGAAATCCTCAGTCAATTTGATAATCCAAGTGAAGTATTGAACGCCCTACCGAACGCTATTTGCACCCCTGAGTTACAACTTCCATGTGCCGAGGGCGAGTCTTTTGTCTTGCTTGAGAAAATCAAGGCCAACCCCAAGTTCCCAAGTTCTCAATCGATTAATACGATTGATGGTGTCCGGGTTGAGTATGCCGATGGCTTTGGTTTGGCTCGCCCCTCGAATACAACACCGATTGTGGTACTCCGATTTGAGGCTGATTCTGAAGAAGCGATTCAACGAATCCAGCAAGAATTCAAAGCGGCTCTTTTGGCTGTGAAGCCGGATGCAAGATTGCCTTTTTGA
- the pgi gene encoding glucose-6-phosphate isomerase produces the protein MTAPSNAESLDNPSSAVFGSLQAVDIVLDLAYQGIESKDWKKLFSKAEQAQLSHHLNAVFTGEHVNTSEHRPALHTALRNLDKSPILVDGNDVMPEIAEVWQRIEGLCNKWVGVTDLIHIGIGGSDFGPRLAVQALAHSANKLNRGMRVHFVANVDSAELSHVLERAQANSTKVLIVSKSFGTAETLMNARAVLNWFKAKNLTSSQIQNSLFAITSNIQAAEAFGIQAEHVFPFWDWVGGRFSVWSAVGLPIALQYGFDTFKQFLSGANHMDRHAISARLDQNLPILMALALYYQQTKHHSKAYAVVPYAHALELFPYWLQQLDMESNGKQVDRFGKPVSLSSPVVFGSAGTNAQHSYFQLLHQGPECIPVDLIAIKEPMSALPEAKDHHHALLANCLAQAQALALGRDASDPNLSYPGKRPSNLIVLPKLDAYHLGALLALYEHRAVCLGALWGINSFDQPGVELGKVLAKPIELALQQKDTSGAEFDSITAARIHYFQK, from the coding sequence ATGACCGCACCCTCAAACGCAGAATCATTAGACAACCCTTCAAGCGCGGTTTTTGGTTCCCTGCAAGCAGTAGATATCGTTCTAGATCTCGCCTATCAGGGGATTGAGTCTAAGGACTGGAAGAAGTTATTTTCTAAAGCGGAGCAAGCGCAGCTTAGTCATCATTTAAACGCTGTCTTTACTGGCGAGCATGTCAATACGAGTGAGCACCGCCCTGCACTTCATACGGCGCTGCGTAATCTTGATAAATCTCCAATACTGGTTGATGGCAACGATGTGATGCCAGAGATTGCTGAGGTTTGGCAACGCATCGAAGGCTTGTGCAATAAATGGGTGGGCGTGACGGATTTAATTCATATTGGGATTGGGGGTTCAGACTTTGGTCCACGCCTTGCTGTGCAAGCGCTAGCCCATTCGGCGAATAAGCTAAATCGCGGCATGCGGGTTCATTTTGTAGCCAACGTGGATAGTGCTGAGCTGAGTCATGTATTAGAACGTGCCCAGGCGAATAGCACTAAGGTATTGATTGTGTCCAAATCGTTTGGGACGGCTGAAACCTTAATGAATGCGCGCGCTGTTCTTAATTGGTTCAAAGCGAAGAACCTCACCAGCTCGCAGATCCAAAACTCCCTATTTGCCATTACCAGCAATATTCAAGCGGCAGAAGCCTTTGGTATTCAAGCGGAGCATGTCTTCCCTTTTTGGGATTGGGTAGGCGGACGATTCTCCGTATGGTCTGCCGTTGGTCTACCGATTGCTTTGCAATACGGCTTTGATACCTTCAAACAATTTTTGTCGGGAGCCAATCACATGGACCGCCATGCGATTAGTGCTCGTCTCGATCAAAATCTCCCGATCCTAATGGCATTGGCTTTGTACTATCAACAAACCAAACACCATTCCAAAGCCTATGCAGTGGTTCCGTATGCACATGCCTTGGAGCTCTTCCCATACTGGTTGCAGCAATTGGATATGGAAAGCAATGGCAAGCAAGTTGATCGCTTTGGCAAGCCCGTATCGCTGAGCTCCCCCGTCGTATTTGGTAGCGCCGGCACCAATGCTCAGCATTCGTATTTTCAGTTACTGCATCAAGGGCCAGAATGCATTCCAGTTGATCTAATTGCGATTAAAGAGCCGATGAGCGCTTTACCAGAGGCCAAAGATCATCACCATGCCCTCTTAGCCAATTGCTTGGCACAAGCCCAAGCTTTAGCCCTAGGCCGTGATGCGAGCGACCCCAACCTCAGCTATCCAGGAAAGCGGCCCAGTAATTTAATTGTGCTACCCAAGCTTGATGCTTATCATTTAGGTGCCTTACTGGCTCTTTACGAACACCGTGCCGTTTGCTTGGGAGCGCTATGGGGCATTAATAGCTTTGATCAGCCTGGGGTTGAGCTGGGTAAAGTGTTAGCTAAACCCATTGAGCTCGCTCTTCAACAAAAAGACACTTCCGGTGCTGAATTTGACTCCATCACCGCTGCCAGAATCCATTACTTCCAGAAATAA